A portion of the Simkania negevensis Z genome contains these proteins:
- a CDS encoding peptide ABC transporter substrate-binding protein, which yields METTKSFEISSPEDLDICPVFSFYQRNEGVKEHLARTKRTLLQLLPKPMPFKDQKGLEEWLKKSLPIFTYSECESAPSLVTVRFFSKPLCSLPTETFLQEMIKRWLIPHSETTILSFHHMQFYFEHYLKEPFFVGEAQIVVKSAKEQNLIKMNLPLLQKEILSAVSSGSYAKSILETKALPIDRKAFLVRESLLRLIHRFPEEFDDQILHRFAFAQAYTSDEFKDQRSFPHLTRMITSMYLIRNKLERELRTLPEKRHMIIRFIQTKLSFAFGKKPVLGMVIGLNFFHQFEFFEEKHILLSVQKFFPHMRLVSGSFHRFQPAQSPIVTIYVELEKEDGSRFFPREVSTLREHLTNELSKRIEHLVPSLFMVRNEEEIMRNILLLSQELKRKEDLPQMMISFDQHSQEDLIFTVVLLRVKDQNSRTLEELLDDVDPRIRFIPDRVQNVRYLDKDHPIEANVFRLQIAKLPIFLRMDFSVNLYLARQEVVTFLSRQLGDLRDYNGGMILKQGELLAQFKRLFQDLSARNQELLENFFYSLNPIESQATIPLNCLSFFFDLFLGLADKEFPKKVDYDLDIEQTDGGKFAVMRASEPDYRTIVFEELKAAGIYDRSIVSSVLSFEGSHYLGYYFSTPTEEKAQQFDVAIQAGLEKWAVNRQKLKILRLATSYDVCLDPRIGGDLESSVFIKLLFEGLMRRGLDGAPECAIAESYTLSDDKLRYTFKLRETFWSDGSPLVAYDFEYAWKKILSPSFSTPFTSLFRPIRNAKDAKDGLVSLNEVGVKAVDDRTLVVDLEYQAPYFIELTAHTLYSPINHHIEKMHPNWSTQKDHHFICNGPFKLKANRPMYNYELERNPHYWRNEEIFFDQVLINKTKDRAILDMFKKQEVEYVGVPFNPLDRYWDDLKNQEIYSQDSGVLFWLCLNTEQFPFTNVNLRRALASALNRNEIFKSYFVSNDPSYTILPRHITQHLESDSTIKEDANQARAYFKQALEELNIKKEDIPVITLIYSHESQVRNQIVESIKEQWEDVLGIKSRAESYEWRNFFSQITTGRYQVGMLKWHSWFKDPIYTLNAFKYREEGINFSRWENREFQKLLRLSDQEKDTKLRLQYLAEAEAILLQESPVIPLSYDKSCYAKNPRLEIHSKTFSQDGHYDFTQTSFNLTQN from the coding sequence GTGGAAACAACAAAATCTTTTGAGATTTCTTCTCCTGAAGATTTAGACATTTGCCCTGTTTTTTCTTTTTATCAGCGCAATGAAGGAGTCAAGGAGCACCTTGCTAGGACCAAGCGGACTCTCTTACAATTACTGCCAAAGCCCATGCCTTTTAAGGATCAAAAAGGGCTAGAGGAGTGGCTTAAAAAATCGTTGCCTATTTTTACTTATTCCGAGTGTGAATCTGCTCCATCCCTTGTCACTGTGAGATTTTTTTCAAAGCCATTGTGCTCTTTACCGACTGAGACTTTTCTTCAAGAAATGATCAAAAGGTGGCTTATTCCCCATTCAGAGACGACAATTTTATCATTTCATCACATGCAGTTCTACTTTGAGCACTATTTAAAAGAGCCGTTCTTTGTGGGGGAAGCTCAGATTGTCGTTAAATCTGCTAAAGAACAGAACCTGATTAAAATGAATCTACCATTGCTCCAAAAAGAAATCCTCAGCGCAGTTTCTTCCGGAAGCTATGCGAAGTCTATTTTAGAGACCAAAGCCCTACCTATCGATCGGAAAGCTTTTCTGGTGAGAGAAAGCTTACTTCGCCTCATACACCGTTTTCCTGAAGAATTTGACGACCAGATTCTCCATCGTTTTGCGTTTGCTCAAGCTTACACCTCTGATGAATTCAAAGATCAACGTTCATTTCCTCATCTGACCCGGATGATCACTTCGATGTATTTAATTCGAAACAAGTTGGAAAGGGAGCTCCGGACTTTGCCTGAAAAACGGCATATGATTATTCGATTTATTCAGACAAAGCTCAGTTTTGCTTTTGGGAAAAAACCAGTTTTAGGGATGGTGATTGGTCTAAATTTCTTTCACCAATTTGAATTTTTTGAGGAAAAGCATATTCTCCTCTCTGTTCAGAAGTTTTTTCCTCACATGCGCCTCGTTTCTGGCTCTTTCCACCGTTTTCAGCCTGCGCAGAGCCCGATCGTGACGATCTATGTGGAACTCGAAAAAGAAGATGGCTCTCGCTTTTTTCCTCGGGAAGTTAGCACTCTTCGAGAACACTTAACAAATGAACTGAGTAAACGGATTGAGCATCTTGTTCCTTCTCTCTTTATGGTTCGCAACGAAGAAGAGATCATGCGAAATATCCTCCTTTTGAGTCAGGAGTTGAAAAGAAAAGAAGATCTTCCCCAAATGATGATTTCCTTTGACCAGCATTCACAAGAAGATCTCATTTTCACAGTTGTTTTACTGAGAGTTAAAGACCAGAATTCACGTACATTAGAAGAGCTCTTAGACGATGTCGATCCCAGGATTCGATTTATCCCCGACCGTGTGCAAAATGTCCGGTATCTCGATAAAGATCATCCGATTGAAGCCAATGTATTTCGTCTTCAGATTGCAAAACTACCGATTTTTCTTCGCATGGACTTTTCTGTGAATCTTTATCTAGCTCGTCAAGAAGTTGTCACGTTTTTAAGTCGGCAACTTGGTGATCTACGCGATTACAATGGGGGAATGATCCTTAAACAAGGTGAGCTTTTGGCCCAATTCAAACGGCTTTTTCAAGATCTCTCAGCACGAAATCAAGAACTGCTAGAAAACTTCTTCTATTCTTTGAACCCAATCGAATCTCAGGCAACAATCCCTCTCAATTGTTTGAGTTTTTTCTTTGATCTCTTTCTAGGGCTTGCGGATAAAGAGTTTCCGAAAAAAGTCGACTACGACCTAGACATCGAGCAAACAGATGGGGGAAAGTTTGCTGTTATGCGTGCAAGCGAACCTGACTATCGGACGATTGTCTTTGAAGAGCTCAAAGCAGCCGGGATTTATGACCGCTCAATTGTTTCGAGTGTTTTATCTTTTGAAGGGTCGCATTATCTTGGCTATTACTTCTCGACTCCAACAGAAGAAAAAGCTCAGCAATTTGATGTTGCAATTCAAGCAGGGCTAGAGAAATGGGCAGTGAATCGTCAAAAACTCAAGATTCTCCGTTTGGCAACAAGTTATGATGTTTGTCTTGATCCTCGGATTGGAGGAGATCTTGAGTCGAGCGTATTTATCAAACTTTTATTTGAAGGATTGATGAGACGAGGTCTTGATGGAGCTCCGGAATGTGCAATCGCAGAAAGTTACACTTTATCCGATGACAAACTGCGTTATACTTTCAAACTTCGAGAAACTTTCTGGTCTGATGGGTCTCCTCTTGTTGCTTACGATTTCGAGTATGCTTGGAAAAAGATCCTTTCTCCGAGTTTTTCGACTCCATTTACTTCTCTTTTCCGACCGATCCGAAATGCAAAAGATGCAAAAGATGGCTTAGTTTCGTTAAATGAAGTCGGTGTAAAAGCTGTAGACGATCGCACCCTTGTTGTTGATCTTGAGTATCAAGCACCCTATTTTATCGAATTGACGGCTCATACCCTTTATTCTCCAATCAACCACCATATCGAAAAGATGCATCCCAATTGGTCGACTCAAAAAGATCATCATTTTATTTGTAACGGCCCCTTTAAGCTTAAAGCTAATCGCCCTATGTATAACTACGAACTTGAGAGAAATCCCCATTATTGGAGAAATGAAGAAATCTTCTTTGATCAAGTTCTGATCAATAAAACAAAAGATCGGGCCATTCTCGATATGTTCAAGAAACAAGAGGTTGAATATGTTGGCGTTCCTTTTAATCCGCTAGACCGTTACTGGGATGATTTGAAAAATCAAGAAATTTATTCTCAAGATTCAGGGGTCTTATTTTGGCTTTGCTTAAACACCGAACAATTTCCCTTTACTAATGTCAATCTGAGACGAGCTCTTGCATCGGCCCTCAATCGGAATGAAATCTTCAAATCCTATTTTGTCTCAAACGATCCATCATATACAATTTTACCACGTCATATTACCCAACATCTTGAGTCGGACTCCACGATTAAAGAAGATGCAAATCAAGCTAGAGCTTACTTTAAGCAAGCTTTGGAAGAACTCAACATCAAAAAAGAAGATATTCCTGTCATCACCCTCATTTACAGTCATGAAAGTCAAGTCCGAAACCAAATAGTAGAGTCGATTAAAGAGCAGTGGGAAGATGTTTTAGGGATCAAATCTCGAGCGGAGAGCTACGAATGGCGTAACTTTTTCTCCCAAATAACGACTGGTCGCTATCAAGTTGGGATGCTCAAGTGGCACTCTTGGTTTAAAGACCCCATTTACACACTGAATGCCTTCAAATACCGAGAAGAGGGGATTAATTTTTCTCGCTGGGAAAATAGAGAATTTCAAAAGTTATTAAGACTTTCTGATCAGGAAAAAGACACTAAGCTCCGGCTTCAATACTTAGCCGAGGCAGAAGCCATTTTACTGCAAGAATCGCCTGTGATTCCGTTGAGTTATGATAAGAGTTGCTATGCGAAGAATCCACGTTTGGAGATTCATTCCAAAACGTTTTCCCAAGATGGACACTACGATTTTACTCAAACCTCTTTCAATTTGACCCAAAATTAA
- a CDS encoding SH2 domain-containing protein: MLTFSRTRLRFKTPFVSKKQQLIVAIKNHASWRGNVSLCEAAALLKGNDPYTFIVSEGMDECHFFLSYVSSDRTIKHKNVRVLIDRGDWVVKNGQGLSFPTLDLLVPSCLQCSASVCKPLV; the protein is encoded by the coding sequence ATGTTGACTTTTTCTCGAACAAGATTAAGGTTTAAAACTCCATTTGTAAGCAAGAAGCAGCAGCTAATTGTTGCGATAAAGAACCATGCTTCATGGAGAGGAAATGTTTCCCTATGCGAAGCAGCAGCCCTCTTAAAAGGGAATGATCCCTATACTTTTATTGTTTCAGAAGGAATGGACGAGTGCCATTTTTTCCTTTCCTATGTAAGTTCAGATCGCACAATTAAACATAAAAACGTACGCGTTTTAATTGACCGTGGAGACTGGGTTGTAAAAAATGGACAAGGATTATCCTTTCCAACATTAGACTTACTCGTTCCTAGTTGTCTTCAGTGCTCTGCATCTGTTTGCAAGCCCTTAGTTTAA
- a CDS encoding MATE family efflux transporter: protein MTTSENVEPQISPLSSYPLGSFRELLALSTPLVFSCLSASLLGFCDRLFLSHYSLDAWNAASTSGYIAFLYQMMLSVIAMIAQSFIAQHIGAKRPSNVGPIVWQMIWFAFLSMLITYPSSFFAEMYFRGTEIEAPALAYFRPMALFNFLFPLNAALSAFFIGRGKTRIIFYANISIQFMNIALDYLLIYGVGSIIPPMGTFGAALATIISEATLCLILFSKFARPEYIPTYNTHQRKLNLSLLKEMLKVGIPRSIGRGMAISAWSFAAHLLVMKGGIHLLVLTLGTSLFMIFTFINEGVCQALTTVASHIFGAKEEQAISRLIRSAFQVLALSMLLLSVPLIVMREQVISLFISDSLPYETLELLKKTCIFAWIACLANGINFIGASFITASRDTFFYACIITMNWVTICVPVYLIIGRFGVSPEYFFTIDSVNTILFGIIYFFRFRKGVWKKNLLSLHHPIEA, encoded by the coding sequence ATGACGACTTCAGAGAATGTCGAACCTCAAATTAGTCCATTATCCTCCTATCCCCTAGGAAGCTTTAGGGAACTTCTTGCTCTTTCTACCCCCCTAGTCTTTTCCTGCTTATCTGCAAGTCTTCTAGGATTTTGTGACCGACTCTTCCTTTCTCACTATTCTTTAGATGCTTGGAATGCTGCCTCTACGAGTGGCTACATCGCCTTTCTCTACCAGATGATGCTTTCTGTCATTGCCATGATTGCTCAAAGCTTTATTGCACAACATATTGGAGCTAAACGCCCTTCAAATGTCGGCCCCATCGTCTGGCAAATGATTTGGTTTGCATTTCTATCAATGCTCATCACCTATCCCTCCAGCTTTTTTGCCGAAATGTACTTTAGAGGAACAGAAATCGAGGCCCCCGCGCTTGCCTATTTTCGACCAATGGCCCTCTTCAACTTTCTCTTTCCTCTAAATGCTGCACTAAGCGCCTTCTTCATTGGCCGCGGTAAAACCCGGATCATTTTTTACGCGAATATCTCCATTCAGTTCATGAATATCGCTCTCGACTACCTTTTGATCTATGGAGTCGGCTCCATCATCCCCCCGATGGGAACCTTTGGAGCAGCCCTGGCCACAATTATTTCGGAAGCGACTCTATGTCTCATTCTTTTTTCAAAATTTGCTCGCCCAGAATACATTCCTACTTACAACACACACCAACGAAAACTCAATCTCTCGCTTCTCAAAGAAATGCTTAAAGTTGGAATTCCTCGCTCTATCGGCCGAGGCATGGCAATTTCTGCTTGGTCCTTCGCCGCACACCTCCTTGTCATGAAAGGAGGCATCCACCTCCTGGTTTTGACCCTCGGAACTTCTCTTTTTATGATCTTCACCTTCATCAATGAAGGTGTTTGTCAAGCGCTTACCACCGTCGCCTCCCATATTTTCGGCGCAAAAGAAGAACAAGCAATCTCAAGACTGATACGCTCTGCATTTCAAGTCTTAGCCCTCTCGATGCTGCTTCTCAGCGTTCCCTTGATTGTGATGAGAGAACAGGTGATTTCCCTATTCATTTCTGATTCCCTCCCCTATGAGACACTCGAACTGCTCAAAAAAACTTGTATTTTTGCTTGGATTGCCTGTCTCGCCAACGGAATTAACTTCATTGGGGCAAGCTTCATCACAGCTTCCAGAGATACCTTCTTTTATGCTTGTATCATCACCATGAACTGGGTCACAATCTGTGTCCCTGTCTACTTGATTATCGGTCGTTTCGGTGTCTCTCCTGAATACTTTTTCACGATCGACTCGGTCAACACCATCCTCTTTGGGATTATCTACTTTTTTCGCTTCCGGAAAGGAGTCTGGAAGAAAAATCTTCTCAGCCTTCACCATCCAATCGAAGCTTAA
- a CDS encoding peptide ABC transporter substrate-binding protein: MKRILPLLLIIACLGIIGCGRKKEPLLEASRGLEIGFKENVTSLDPRLGLTRPSNIVIRMLFEGLMRMNEQGQLVPGLAERYEVSEDRLTYTFYIRSCHWSNGDPVTAHDFEFAWKRSIEPSSAQSGCSVFYPIKNVSRCVEGKAKIEEVGIKALTDRILVVELEHPAPYFLELTTTTFFSPVPRRVVQENKDWANGIDGNFVSSGPFRLRSWKRGSQMKLDRNPFYWNTDNVHISDISIKILPYEYDYLQLYEQHKLDWVGQPLTTISSEVIEKLQHVEHQTSVGLLAYFCNVDSYPLNNKHLRKALAYGINRKTIADYIFYAGGTPAQSLLNPLLREGDKEVYFQDNDAAKAALYLRIALNELGMDLGDLPEIVLSYPNTQLQSRVAHEIQKQWKQNLGIVVKLDPMDKPRFFDMVLKGEHQIASTMWKGILLNPIHLLETMGSTLGTNVLTYWEDPEFAKLIEQIRCETNPQKAQKLIGTAEAYLIEEMPIIPICFGSVCFSKNEHLKNVYVSPLFNVDFSQAYFLEEEQMRRVR; encoded by the coding sequence ATGAAGCGAATCCTACCCCTCCTGCTCATAATAGCCTGTCTAGGGATTATCGGATGTGGAAGAAAAAAAGAACCTTTACTTGAAGCGTCACGCGGACTTGAAATTGGTTTTAAAGAAAATGTTACATCATTGGATCCCCGTTTAGGGCTAACGCGCCCTTCTAATATTGTCATTCGAATGCTCTTTGAAGGGCTCATGCGAATGAACGAACAAGGACAGCTCGTTCCTGGACTTGCTGAAAGATATGAAGTTTCTGAAGACCGACTCACATACACCTTTTATATCCGTTCGTGTCATTGGTCGAATGGTGATCCTGTCACAGCTCATGATTTTGAATTTGCATGGAAACGGTCTATTGAACCTAGCTCAGCCCAGTCGGGATGTTCTGTCTTTTATCCTATAAAAAACGTCTCACGTTGCGTTGAGGGAAAAGCCAAGATTGAAGAAGTGGGCATCAAAGCTCTCACAGATCGTATCCTTGTTGTTGAGTTGGAGCATCCTGCTCCCTATTTTTTAGAACTGACGACGACAACTTTCTTTTCACCCGTCCCAAGAAGAGTTGTTCAGGAGAATAAAGACTGGGCAAATGGAATCGATGGCAATTTTGTTTCTAGTGGTCCTTTCCGACTAAGATCATGGAAAAGGGGGAGTCAGATGAAATTAGATCGAAATCCATTTTATTGGAACACTGACAACGTTCATATTTCTGACATCAGTATCAAAATTTTACCTTATGAATACGATTATCTCCAGCTTTATGAACAACATAAATTAGATTGGGTGGGCCAACCTCTCACTACCATTTCATCAGAAGTGATCGAAAAGCTTCAACATGTTGAGCACCAAACTTCCGTTGGACTTTTAGCATATTTTTGTAATGTGGACTCTTATCCATTAAATAACAAACACCTTCGCAAAGCATTGGCATATGGAATCAATCGTAAAACGATTGCCGACTATATTTTTTATGCAGGAGGTACTCCTGCTCAATCGCTTTTAAATCCTTTGCTCCGAGAGGGAGATAAAGAGGTTTACTTTCAAGATAATGATGCAGCAAAGGCGGCATTATATTTGCGAATAGCGCTGAATGAACTAGGTATGGATCTAGGAGATTTGCCTGAAATTGTTCTTAGCTATCCAAATACCCAGCTTCAGTCACGTGTTGCTCACGAAATTCAAAAACAATGGAAGCAAAATCTTGGAATTGTGGTCAAACTCGATCCGATGGATAAACCCCGATTTTTTGATATGGTCTTAAAAGGTGAACATCAAATTGCTAGTACGATGTGGAAGGGAATTCTTTTAAATCCGATTCATTTATTAGAAACCATGGGATCCACTTTAGGAACAAATGTGTTGACCTACTGGGAGGACCCTGAGTTTGCTAAACTTATCGAACAAATTAGATGTGAGACGAATCCTCAAAAAGCTCAAAAGCTCATTGGGACAGCTGAGGCCTATCTTATAGAAGAAATGCCTATCATTCCGATTTGTTTCGGCTCAGTTTGCTTTTCGAAAAATGAGCATCTCAAAAATGTTTATGTCTCACCGCTTTTTAACGTCGATTTTTCGCAGGCATATTTTCTCGAAGAAGAGCAAATGAGGAGGGTTCGATGA
- a CDS encoding peptide ABC transporter substrate-binding protein: MKKSLGALLIAALFFVAGCGKRGSSSTTDKRFVNVAIASCVRSLDPRIGNEYPSAFVIRMLYEGLMRMGENGQLFPGMAESYEISEDQIHYTFHLRNANWSNGDKVTAYDFEYAWKKAVNPTFAKTGAFTFYAIKNVEACLQGKIDVGLVGVKALDEKTLVVELEHPAPYFLALTSCPTFMPINKRIDLEKSDWANKAGDYFTCNGPFIMDEWKKGDSLTLKRNQRYWNVGDVALPGIKILVVEDAMTQFYLFEKGKIDWFGDPLLGTIPVDILKDNSVRERIQSREAFGLFWFFVNTEVYPLSNKNLRKALAYAINRHEIAEHVLQMGERPAMGILAEGFNIQADPYFDDGNSVKAREYFNQALKELGIKKEEFPKITISISTRVASSRLNQAIQQQWHDALGIDVELDSKEWPVHFTKLSKGDFQVGEVQWVSWLYDPIYLLETFRIKSIATNMSSWEHPEYRHLLDLADNEVDVGQRKELLRRAETFLMEEMPVIPICFSRVCYMKNPKLHGVYISPLKELDFRWAYFEE, encoded by the coding sequence ATGAAGAAAAGCTTAGGAGCATTGCTGATTGCTGCACTTTTTTTTGTTGCTGGGTGCGGAAAAAGAGGATCATCTTCTACCACAGATAAGCGATTTGTCAATGTCGCAATTGCGAGTTGCGTTCGTTCGCTCGACCCAAGAATTGGTAATGAGTATCCTTCTGCTTTTGTGATTCGCATGCTTTACGAAGGGCTTATGCGCATGGGTGAAAATGGCCAGCTGTTTCCTGGAATGGCTGAATCTTATGAAATTTCTGAAGATCAAATCCACTACACTTTCCACCTACGCAATGCAAACTGGTCAAATGGAGATAAAGTCACAGCTTACGATTTTGAGTATGCATGGAAAAAAGCTGTGAATCCAACATTTGCTAAAACAGGAGCATTCACTTTTTATGCGATAAAAAATGTTGAAGCCTGTCTTCAAGGGAAAATAGACGTCGGACTAGTTGGAGTTAAAGCTCTTGATGAGAAAACTCTTGTCGTTGAGTTAGAACATCCTGCCCCCTATTTTCTCGCATTAACATCTTGCCCAACTTTTATGCCCATCAATAAGCGGATTGATCTTGAAAAAAGTGACTGGGCGAATAAAGCTGGCGATTATTTTACTTGCAACGGCCCCTTTATTATGGATGAGTGGAAAAAAGGTGATTCCCTCACGCTCAAAAGAAACCAGCGCTATTGGAATGTGGGTGATGTTGCTCTACCTGGAATAAAAATTCTCGTTGTTGAAGATGCGATGACTCAATTTTATCTCTTTGAAAAGGGGAAAATTGACTGGTTTGGCGACCCACTTCTTGGGACGATACCAGTAGATATTCTCAAAGACAACTCGGTCCGAGAGAGGATTCAAAGTCGCGAAGCTTTTGGGCTTTTCTGGTTCTTTGTCAATACAGAGGTTTATCCCTTAAGCAACAAAAATTTACGAAAAGCTCTTGCTTATGCCATCAATCGCCATGAAATTGCAGAACATGTTTTGCAAATGGGTGAAAGACCTGCCATGGGAATCCTTGCGGAAGGTTTTAATATCCAAGCCGATCCTTATTTTGATGATGGGAATTCAGTCAAAGCACGCGAGTATTTCAATCAAGCACTTAAAGAACTTGGAATCAAAAAAGAAGAGTTTCCCAAGATAACGATTAGCATTTCAACAAGAGTTGCTTCTTCTCGTCTTAATCAAGCGATTCAGCAACAATGGCACGATGCTCTTGGAATTGATGTGGAACTCGACTCAAAAGAGTGGCCTGTCCATTTTACAAAGCTCTCTAAAGGAGATTTTCAAGTTGGAGAAGTGCAATGGGTTTCGTGGCTTTATGATCCTATTTATCTCCTTGAAACGTTCCGGATCAAATCGATTGCTACAAACATGAGTAGCTGGGAACATCCTGAGTACCGCCACTTGCTAGACCTTGCCGATAATGAAGTGGATGTAGGTCAGCGCAAAGAGCTCCTTCGTCGCGCTGAAACTTTCCTCATGGAAGAAATGCCGGTGATTCCGATTTGTTTTAGCCGCGTGTGCTATATGAAAAACCCGAAACTTCACGGTGTTTATATCTCGCCCCTGAAAGAGCTCGACTTCCGCTGGGCCTACTTCGAAGAATAG
- the gshA gene encoding glutamate--cysteine ligase: MKQLNKLKKHKELLFEFQCGLERETLRISKDGKLSQKPHPIALGSPLTHPYFSTDFGEAQLEWNTPPLSSFVKAKKFLHDLMAYAAQVNSNELFWPYSMPCELNDNIQIARYGSSNAAREKELYRKGLCYRYGKKLQMISSLHFNFSFSQSFWDFFYDLSGSKKSMQSFINDSYFKIIRNFLCEGWLLTYLFGASPAMHESYIDKIPQGFTKKGNTLIHPDATSIRMSYLGYYSRIQDQLTISFKDLDSYLKDMKFAISTPCPLYQKIGTMKNGEPLQINDHFLQIENEHYARIRPKRNLHKGESPLSALKTRGVEYLEVRAIDINPFDPLGLTKDQFLFLHQFLLYCLLKESSTLNEEIRCSLIGNQQKVALLGRQKGLLLQCHKPIPLQEWAARIFKHMEPISHLLGPAYVSNLNQEQAKLKDASLTPSAQVLKALKNETLEAFGLKWAKKHQKEWKSVSPNKIKRLDQTVLTSLQNKQALETASEVLLEGHETLELSTQILMKEALKHGIEVEVLDPSDNFIRLKKGEHIEYVKQATKTSQDTYIASLLMENKHLTKVLLREHGFSTPDSHLYHSIDEAYQDYPLYEKKKIVVKPKSTNFGIGITFVKAHDKKGYHDALKEAFQHGYSILVETFHSGKEYRFLVIDEKVEGVIYRIPAHVIGDGIHTIKELVHLKNHDPSYYRHSRIQLRLTKVEIEKLRSQRLTPNSILPKNKKVFLRENSNVSTGGDAIDVTDDIHPSYFDIATAATKAIGAKICGLDILLSFPHQAATQKNHSIIELNFNPVLYFHAFPNEGKKRNVAEPVLKLLGFK, translated from the coding sequence ATGAAACAATTAAACAAACTAAAAAAACACAAAGAACTTTTGTTTGAATTTCAATGCGGATTAGAAAGAGAAACGCTGCGCATTTCTAAAGACGGGAAACTCAGTCAAAAACCCCATCCGATTGCACTTGGTTCTCCCTTAACCCACCCCTACTTCAGTACAGATTTTGGAGAAGCACAACTCGAATGGAACACTCCTCCCCTTTCTTCTTTTGTCAAAGCAAAAAAGTTTCTGCATGACTTGATGGCATACGCAGCCCAAGTCAATTCCAATGAACTTTTCTGGCCTTACTCCATGCCTTGTGAACTCAATGACAATATCCAGATTGCTCGATACGGCAGTTCAAACGCAGCTCGAGAAAAAGAACTTTACCGCAAAGGTCTATGTTACCGTTATGGAAAAAAACTCCAAATGATCTCAAGCCTTCACTTCAACTTCTCTTTTTCACAAAGTTTTTGGGACTTTTTCTACGATTTGAGTGGCTCGAAAAAAAGCATGCAAAGTTTCATCAATGACAGCTACTTTAAAATCATTCGGAATTTTCTCTGTGAAGGATGGCTCCTCACCTATCTTTTTGGTGCTTCACCGGCCATGCATGAAAGTTATATAGACAAAATCCCTCAAGGATTCACAAAAAAAGGGAATACTCTCATCCATCCGGATGCAACATCGATCAGGATGAGTTATCTTGGTTATTACAGTCGGATTCAAGATCAGCTGACAATTTCATTCAAAGACCTTGACTCCTATCTCAAAGATATGAAATTCGCCATTTCTACACCTTGCCCGTTGTACCAAAAGATTGGAACCATGAAAAATGGAGAGCCCCTTCAGATTAACGACCATTTCCTTCAAATTGAAAATGAACATTATGCACGTATTCGCCCAAAAAGGAACCTCCATAAAGGCGAATCTCCCTTGTCCGCCTTGAAAACCCGAGGAGTGGAATATCTAGAAGTGCGCGCCATAGATATCAATCCCTTTGATCCTTTAGGGCTCACAAAAGATCAATTTCTCTTTCTCCACCAATTTCTCCTCTACTGCCTGCTCAAAGAAAGCTCTACGCTCAATGAAGAAATCCGTTGCTCACTGATTGGCAACCAACAAAAAGTTGCTCTCTTAGGAAGACAAAAAGGGCTCCTTTTGCAATGTCATAAACCTATTCCGCTTCAAGAATGGGCAGCTCGAATTTTTAAACACATGGAACCTATTAGCCACTTATTGGGCCCTGCTTACGTGTCTAATCTGAATCAAGAGCAAGCAAAACTCAAGGATGCGAGTCTCACCCCTTCTGCGCAAGTCCTGAAAGCTCTAAAAAACGAAACCCTCGAAGCCTTTGGACTCAAGTGGGCCAAAAAGCATCAAAAAGAATGGAAATCCGTTTCTCCTAACAAGATAAAACGATTGGACCAAACTGTTTTAACCTCTCTTCAAAATAAACAAGCTCTGGAAACAGCTTCAGAAGTTTTGCTTGAAGGGCACGAAACTCTCGAACTCTCGACACAAATCCTCATGAAAGAGGCCCTCAAACACGGAATTGAAGTGGAAGTGTTAGACCCAAGTGACAATTTCATCCGATTGAAAAAGGGAGAGCACATCGAATACGTCAAGCAAGCCACTAAAACAAGTCAAGACACCTACATCGCTTCTCTTCTCATGGAAAATAAGCACCTCACAAAAGTGCTCCTACGTGAACATGGTTTTTCCACTCCAGATAGCCATCTATATCACTCCATCGACGAGGCCTATCAAGACTATCCCCTCTACGAAAAAAAGAAGATCGTGGTGAAGCCTAAATCAACCAATTTTGGCATCGGAATCACCTTCGTTAAAGCCCACGATAAAAAAGGATACCATGACGCGCTTAAGGAAGCCTTTCAGCACGGCTACTCAATCCTTGTAGAAACATTCCATAGCGGAAAAGAGTATCGCTTTCTCGTCATCGATGAAAAAGTTGAAGGAGTGATCTACCGCATTCCAGCGCACGTCATAGGAGATGGAATCCACACAATCAAAGAGCTCGTCCATTTGAAGAATCATGATCCCTCCTACTACCGTCACTCCAGAATTCAACTTAGACTCACCAAAGTCGAAATTGAAAAGCTCCGCTCCCAAAGGCTTACCCCAAACAGTATTCTTCCCAAAAACAAGAAAGTTTTCCTCCGAGAGAATTCAAATGTCTCCACGGGCGGTGATGCAATCGACGTCACAGACGACATCCACCCCAGTTACTTCGATATTGCTACCGCTGCTACTAAAGCAATCGGCGCAAAAATCTGTGGTCTAGACATTCTACTCTCCTTCCCTCATCAAGCTGCCACCCAAAAAAACCATTCGATTATCGAATTGAATTTCAATCCCGTCCTTTACTTCCACGCTTTTCCTAACGAAGGAAAAAAGCGGAATGTTGCCGAGCCCGTCCTCAAACTTCTCGGCTTCAAATAA